A section of the Castanea sativa cultivar Marrone di Chiusa Pesio chromosome 12, ASM4071231v1 genome encodes:
- the LOC142620722 gene encoding disease resistance protein At4g27190-like: MEVVTETVKVLVEKTVDYTIAAVGRQMGYLIHYKKNVDNLNNKVVNLKDARDSVQRKVQAANYNVEEIEANVQRWQTRVQGIIAEVQEFVEREGQAKLKCFNLKARYQIGKKAHKMGLDVKELKDEADTFHTVGHRVPIEGGTTISTKGYEDFESRKSIFDGVMKALKDDNIPAIGVCGMGGLGKTMLVGKIATQAMEDKLFERIVTVVVSQTPNMKQIQKDIAKELELNFEDEDTDFKKSHLLRERLKKEKILLIVDDIWNKIDLDALGISLGEDRKGSKLLLTSRFRDVLEKDMDAEKIFQVEVLSNKEAKFLFVKIVGDFAETLNFQSTMVEVVKECAGLPIAITTVANTLKKQKNLDVWKDALQQLKRANPTQIKGMHEKFI, from the exons atgGAGGTTGTTACGGAGACCGTAAAAGTACTCGTTGAAAAAACTGTGGATTACACAATTGCAGCAGTCGGGCGTCAAATGGGCTATCTgattcactacaaaaaaaatgttgacaATCTAAATAACAAAGTTGTCAATCTCAAAGATGCTAGAGATAGTGTGCAGCGTAAGGTTCAAGCAGCTAATTACAATGTAGAAGAAATTGAAGCTAACGTCCAGAGGTGGCAGACACGTGTTCAGGGGATCATTGCAGAGGTACAAGAGTTTGTTGAAAGGGAAGGCCAAGCAAAGTTGAAGTGTTTTAATTTGAAGGCCCGTTATCAGATTGGAAAAAAAGCACACAAGATGGGATTGGACGTCAAGGAACTCAAGGATGAGGCGGACACGTTCCATACAGTAGGCCACCGTGTCCCTATAGAAGGGGGTACTACTATTTCTACTAAAGGTTATGAGGACTTTGAAtcaagaaaatcaatttttgacGGAGTTATGAAGGCTCTAAAAGATGATAATATTCCTGCCATTGGGGTTTGTGGGATGGGCGGCTTGGGCAAGACCATGCTTGTTGGAAAAATTGCAACACAAGCCATGGAAGACAAGTTATTTGAAAGGATTGTTACTGTAGTTGTATCCCAAACTCCAAACATGAAACAGATTCAGAAAGACATTGCAAAAGAATTAGAGTTGAATTTTGAAGACGAGGACActgattttaaaaaatcacatttgCTACGTGAGCGATTGAAGAAAGAGAAGATCCTTTTAATTGTAGATGATATTTGGAACAAGATTGACTTAGACGCTCTTGGAATTTCTCTCGGGGAGGATCGCAAAGGAAGCAAACTATTGCTAACGTCTAGATTTCGAGATGTATTAGAAAAGGATATGGATGCTGAAAAGATATTCCAAGTTGAAGTTCTATCCAACAAAGAAGCTAAATTCTTGTTTGTAAAGATAGTGGGCGATTTTGCTGAAACCTTGAATTTCCAATCTACCATGGTTGAGGTTGTCAAAGAATGTGCAGGCTTACCGATTGCAATTACAACAGTTGCGAATACattgaaaaagcaaaagaaccTAGATGTTTGGAAGGATGCCTTGCAACAGTTAAAAAGGGCAAATCCAACACAGATCAAAGGAATGCATGAGAAG TTCATTTGA